In one window of Henckelia pumila isolate YLH828 chromosome 1, ASM3356847v2, whole genome shotgun sequence DNA:
- the LOC140861096 gene encoding uncharacterized protein has translation MARARWPLADDGAGARLQECGRALASFLAFIFFNFLTSFALNKPQNRQGGSQSVGQTPRQHARVYALIEDQAQDAPDNVIAGESHTFIAEKFVALHVLPIEPLPSVFDISLPLGKGKIFVSLVRGYELNFEGNVIEHDSIVLGLSHFDCIIGIDVLTKYRETMDCFHKVIKFRPYMADDWKFYELANIPVVKEFANVFPKEISGFPPSREIDFSVELVPGTLLISKASYRMAPLELKELKEQLEDLLAK, from the exons atggcgcgggcgcgctggcctCTCGCAGatgatggcgcgggcgcgcgtttaCAGGAGTGCGGACGCGCCTTGGCTTCGTTTTTGGCCTTCATTTTCTTTAATTTCTTGACCTCCTTTGCCCTCAACAAG CCTCAGAATAGGCAGGGAGGAAGCCAGAGTGTGGGCCAAACTCCGAGACAGCATGCACGAGTATATGCACTtatagaggatcaggctcaagatGCACCTGAtaatgtgattgcag GAGAATCACATACTTTTATTGCTGAGAAATTTGTAGCATTGCATGTTTTGCCTATTGAGCCTTTGCCCTCTGTATTTGATATTTCTTTGCCTTTGGGTAAAGGGAAGATATTTGTGAGTTTGGTAAGAGGATATGAGCTAAATTTTGAAGGAAATGTGATTGAGCATGATTCCATAGTACTTGGTTTATCtcattttgattgtattattggcatAGAtgtgctaaccaagtacagggaaacAATGGATTGTTTCCACAAAGTGATCAAGTTTAGACCATATATGGCAGACgactggaaattttatg AGTTGGCAAACATTCCAGTTGTTAAAGAATTTGCAAATGTGTTTCCAAAAGAAATTTCGGGTTTTCCTCCATCCCGTGAAATAGATTTCAGTGTTGAATTGGTGCCTGGTACGCTACTTATTTCGAAAGCCTCTTATAGGATGGCACCACTTGAACTAAAAGAGCTTAAAGAGCAGCTGGAAGATTTGTTAGCCAAATGA